A genomic region of Pseudomonas sp. MPC6 contains the following coding sequences:
- the infB gene encoding translation initiation factor IF-2: MTQVTVKQLADEVKTPVERLLQQMREAGLPHTAADEGVSDSEKQSLLTHLKSSHKAKVEEPRKITLQRKTTSTLRVAGSKSISVEVRKKKVFVQRSPEEIEAERKRELEERRAVENAARQKAEEEAKRRAEEEARRQPAAAQTATGNAAAAPAAVAEPVRESAPVVAAAPAPSADVRNKQNEQRRPDKPRADDNNRRGSGDGERKNAPHRASVKEKAPAPRVAPRTTDEESDSFRRGGRGKAKLKKRNAHGFQSPTGPVVRDVQIGETITVGDLANQMSVKAAEIIKFMFKLGTPATINQVLDQETAQLVAEELGHKVTLVSDTALEDSLAESLKFEGETFSRAPVVTVMGHVDHGKTSLLDYIRRAKVAAGEAGGITQHIGAYHVETERGMVTFLDTPGHAAFTAMRARGAKATDIVILVVAADDGVMPQTIEAVQHAKAAGVPLVVAVNKIDKPGADLDRIRSELSVHGVTSEEWGGDTPFVSVSAKVGTGVDDLLEAVLLQAEVLELKATPSAPGRGVVVESRLDKGRGPVATVLVQDGTLRQGDMVLVGSNYGRVRAMLDENGKPIKEAGPSIPVEILGLDGTPDAGDEMSVLSDEKKAREVALFRQGKFREVKLARAHAGKLENIFENMGQAEKKTLNIVLKSDVRGSLEALNGALNGLGNDEVQVRVVGGGVGGITESDANLALASNAVLFGFNVRADAGARKIVEQEGLDMRYYNVIYDIIEDVKKALTGMLGSDVRENILGTAEVRDVFRSPKFGAIAGCMVIEGVVHRNRPIRVLREDIVIFEGELESLRRFKDDASEVRAGMECGIGVKSYNDVKVGDKIEVFEKVQVARSL, encoded by the coding sequence ATGACGCAAGTCACGGTGAAACAACTGGCCGATGAGGTCAAAACACCGGTAGAGCGCCTGTTGCAGCAGATGCGTGAGGCAGGTCTGCCGCACACCGCCGCCGATGAAGGTGTGAGCGATAGTGAGAAGCAGTCTTTGCTGACTCACTTGAAGAGCAGCCACAAGGCGAAAGTGGAAGAACCGCGCAAGATTACATTGCAGCGCAAAACCACCAGCACCCTGCGTGTTGCTGGCAGCAAAAGCATCAGCGTTGAAGTACGCAAGAAGAAAGTCTTCGTACAGCGCAGCCCGGAAGAAATCGAAGCCGAGCGCAAACGCGAACTGGAAGAACGTCGCGCAGTAGAAAATGCTGCACGCCAGAAGGCTGAAGAAGAAGCCAAGCGTCGCGCCGAAGAAGAAGCGCGTCGCCAGCCTGCTGCTGCGCAAACCGCTACTGGCAACGCCGCTGCAGCACCTGCTGCAGTTGCCGAACCTGTACGCGAAAGCGCGCCGGTTGTAGCCGCTGCTCCAGCGCCTTCTGCTGACGTTCGCAACAAGCAGAACGAACAGCGCCGTCCGGACAAACCACGCGCCGACGATAACAATCGTCGTGGCAGTGGCGATGGCGAGCGCAAAAACGCTCCGCATCGTGCTTCGGTCAAGGAAAAAGCGCCTGCTCCACGCGTTGCCCCACGTACTACCGACGAAGAAAGCGACAGCTTCCGTCGTGGTGGTCGCGGCAAGGCCAAGCTGAAGAAACGCAACGCTCACGGTTTCCAGAGCCCTACCGGCCCTGTCGTGCGTGATGTGCAGATCGGCGAGACCATCACTGTTGGCGATCTCGCCAATCAGATGTCGGTCAAGGCTGCTGAAATCATCAAGTTCATGTTCAAACTGGGTACTCCAGCGACCATCAACCAGGTGCTCGATCAGGAAACTGCTCAGCTGGTAGCCGAAGAACTGGGCCACAAAGTGACCCTGGTCAGCGACACCGCCCTGGAAGATTCCCTGGCCGAGTCCTTGAAGTTTGAAGGTGAGACGTTCTCCCGTGCGCCAGTTGTGACCGTAATGGGCCACGTTGACCATGGTAAGACTTCGCTGCTCGACTACATCCGTCGTGCCAAGGTAGCTGCTGGCGAAGCCGGCGGTATCACCCAGCACATCGGTGCGTACCACGTTGAAACCGAGCGCGGCATGGTCACCTTCCTCGACACCCCTGGTCACGCCGCGTTTACCGCAATGCGTGCCCGTGGTGCCAAGGCGACCGACATCGTGATCCTGGTAGTTGCAGCGGACGACGGCGTGATGCCGCAGACCATTGAAGCTGTCCAGCACGCCAAGGCCGCTGGTGTTCCACTGGTTGTTGCAGTGAACAAAATCGACAAGCCGGGCGCTGATCTCGATCGCATCCGCAGCGAACTGTCGGTTCACGGCGTGACTTCCGAAGAGTGGGGCGGTGATACGCCGTTCGTTTCCGTCTCGGCGAAAGTCGGTACTGGCGTAGACGATCTGCTCGAAGCGGTCCTGCTGCAAGCTGAAGTACTCGAACTGAAAGCAACCCCATCGGCCCCAGGTCGCGGTGTTGTGGTTGAGTCGCGTCTCGACAAGGGTCGTGGCCCGGTTGCAACCGTTCTGGTTCAAGACGGTACCCTGCGCCAAGGCGACATGGTCCTGGTCGGTTCGAACTACGGCCGTGTACGTGCCATGCTCGACGAGAACGGTAAGCCAATCAAGGAAGCCGGTCCTTCCATCCCTGTCGAGATCCTCGGCCTGGACGGTACCCCGGACGCTGGCGACGAGATGAGCGTGCTGTCGGACGAGAAGAAAGCCCGTGAAGTGGCTCTGTTCCGTCAAGGCAAGTTCCGCGAAGTCAAGCTGGCTCGTGCTCACGCCGGCAAGCTGGAAAACATCTTCGAGAACATGGGTCAGGCAGAGAAGAAGACGCTTAACATCGTCCTCAAATCCGACGTCCGTGGTTCCCTCGAAGCGTTGAACGGCGCCTTGAACGGCCTGGGTAACGACGAAGTGCAAGTGCGTGTTGTCGGTGGCGGTGTCGGTGGTATCACCGAGTCCGACGCCAACCTGGCACTGGCCTCCAATGCTGTACTGTTCGGCTTCAACGTGCGTGCCGATGCTGGCGCTCGCAAGATCGTCGAGCAGGAAGGTCTGGATATGCGTTACTACAACGTGATCTACGACATCATCGAAGACGTCAAGAAAGCCCTCACCGGTATGCTGGGCAGCGATGTTCGCGAGAATATCCTGGGTACTGCTGAAGTGCGTGACGTGTTCCGTTCGCCGAAGTTTGGCGCGATCGCCGGTTGCATGGTTATCGAAGGTGTTGTTCACCGTAACCGTCCAATCCGTGTACTGCGTGAAGACATCGTTATCTTCGAAGGCGAGCTGGAATCCCTGCGCCGCTTCAAGGATGACGCTTCCGAAGTACGTGCCGGCATGGAATGCGGTATCGGCGTGAAGAGCTACAACGACGTCAAAGTCGGTGACAAGATCGAAGTCTTCGAGAAGGTTCAGGTTGCTCGCAGCCTCTAA
- the nusA gene encoding transcription termination factor NusA produces MSKEVLLVVESVSNEKGVPANVIFEALELALATATKKRFEDEVDLRVEINRHTGAYETFRRWTVVEEADLDDPAIETWPSKVAETHPGAQVGDVVEEKIESIEFGRIAAQTAKQVIVQKVREAERAQVVDAYRERLGEIISGTVKKVTRDNVIVDLGNNAEALLAREDIISRETFRVGVRLRALLKEIRTENRGPQLILSRTAPEMLIELFRIEVPEIAEGLIEVMAASRDPGSRAKIAVRSKDKRIDPQGACIGMRGSRVQAVSGELGGERVDIVLWDDNPAQFVINAMSPAEVAAIIVDEDAHAMDIAVGADNLAQAIGRGGQNVRLASQLTGWTLNVMTESDIQAKQQAETGDILRNFIDELEVDEDLAQVLVDEGFTSLEEIAYVPLEEMLNIDGFDEETVNELRARAKDRLLTKAIATEEKLADAHPAEDLLSLEGMDKDLAMELAVRGVITREDLAEQSIDDLLDIDGIDDDRAGKLIMAARAHWFE; encoded by the coding sequence ATGAGCAAAGAAGTACTGCTGGTTGTTGAGTCGGTATCCAATGAAAAGGGCGTACCGGCAAACGTAATTTTTGAAGCGCTGGAGCTTGCTCTGGCCACTGCCACCAAAAAACGTTTCGAGGACGAAGTCGATCTGCGTGTGGAAATCAATCGCCACACCGGCGCTTACGAGACCTTCCGTCGCTGGACGGTCGTCGAAGAAGCAGACCTGGACGATCCGGCCATCGAAACCTGGCCGAGCAAGGTTGCAGAAACGCATCCGGGCGCCCAAGTTGGTGATGTAGTCGAAGAAAAGATCGAATCCATCGAGTTCGGCCGTATCGCTGCACAGACTGCCAAGCAAGTCATCGTGCAGAAAGTTCGCGAAGCCGAACGCGCTCAAGTCGTTGATGCCTATCGCGAGCGGCTGGGAGAGATCATTTCCGGCACCGTGAAGAAAGTGACCCGCGACAACGTGATCGTCGACCTGGGCAACAATGCTGAAGCGTTGCTGGCCCGTGAAGACATCATCTCTCGCGAAACCTTCCGGGTTGGCGTGCGCCTGCGTGCGCTGCTCAAGGAAATCCGCACCGAGAACCGCGGCCCGCAGCTGATCCTGTCGCGTACCGCGCCGGAAATGCTGATCGAGTTGTTCCGCATCGAAGTGCCGGAAATCGCTGAAGGCCTGATCGAAGTCATGGCGGCGTCCCGGGACCCGGGTTCGCGTGCCAAGATCGCGGTCCGCTCCAAGGACAAACGCATCGACCCGCAAGGCGCTTGCATCGGCATGCGCGGTTCGCGCGTCCAGGCAGTGTCGGGTGAGTTGGGCGGTGAGCGTGTGGATATCGTCCTGTGGGACGATAACCCGGCTCAGTTCGTGATCAATGCAATGTCGCCGGCTGAAGTGGCGGCTATTATCGTTGACGAAGATGCCCATGCCATGGACATCGCCGTTGGCGCAGACAATCTGGCTCAGGCCATCGGTCGCGGAGGTCAGAACGTGCGTCTGGCCAGCCAGTTGACTGGCTGGACCCTGAACGTGATGACCGAATCGGACATCCAGGCTAAGCAGCAAGCAGAAACCGGCGATATCCTGCGCAACTTCATCGACGAGCTGGAAGTCGACGAAGACCTGGCACAGGTGCTGGTAGATGAAGGCTTCACCAGCCTGGAAGAGATTGCCTACGTACCGTTGGAAGAAATGCTCAACATCGACGGCTTTGACGAAGAAACCGTCAACGAGCTTCGTGCTCGTGCCAAGGATCGTTTGTTGACCAAAGCCATCGCTACTGAGGAAAAGCTGGCAGACGCCCATCCGGCCGAAGACCTGCTCTCGCTTGAGGGTATGGACAAGGATTTGGCGATGGAACTGGCGGTGCGCGGCGTAATTACCCGCGAAGACCTGGCCGAGCAGTCTATTGACGATCTGCTCGACATCGACGGCATTGACGATGATCGTGCCGGCAAGTTGATCATGGCCGCCCGAGCCCACTGGTTCGAGTAA
- the rimP gene encoding ribosome maturation factor RimP — MSSKLEELQALLAPVVVALGYECWGIEFSAQGRHSMLRVYIDKEGGVLVDDCAIVSRQISGVLDVEDPIAVEYTLEVSSPGMERPLFTIEQFAKFAGEQVKIKLRSPFEGRRNFQGLLRGVEEQDVVVQVEDHEFLLPIDMIDKANIIPSFD, encoded by the coding sequence GTGTCGAGCAAGCTAGAAGAGTTGCAGGCCTTGTTGGCCCCGGTGGTCGTGGCCCTGGGCTATGAATGCTGGGGTATTGAGTTTTCGGCTCAGGGTCGTCACTCAATGTTGCGCGTTTATATCGATAAAGAAGGCGGCGTGTTGGTGGACGATTGCGCCATCGTCAGCCGTCAGATCAGCGGTGTCCTGGATGTTGAAGATCCGATCGCCGTTGAATACACCCTTGAAGTTTCCTCGCCTGGCATGGAACGCCCGCTGTTCACTATTGAGCAGTTTGCAAAATTTGCCGGTGAACAAGTGAAGATCAAGCTGCGCTCGCCTTTTGAAGGGCGACGCAACTTTCAGGGCCTTCTGCGCGGTGTAGAAGAGCAGGACGTCGTGGTGCAGGTTGAAGACCATGAGTTCCTGTTGCCGATCGATATGATCGACAAGGCCAACATTATTCCCAGTTTTGACTGA
- the secG gene encoding preprotein translocase subunit SecG: protein MLETVVVVFHLLGALGVVALVLLQQGKGADAGASFGAGASNTVFGSQGSSTFLSKFTAILAAGFFITSLGLGYFAKEKAHQLTQVGLPNPAVLEVPKQQPASDDVPVLQEQKSATPATDVPPAQEQK from the coding sequence ATGCTGGAAACAGTCGTAGTCGTTTTTCATCTGCTGGGTGCATTGGGCGTAGTTGCTCTGGTTTTGCTGCAGCAGGGTAAAGGTGCGGATGCTGGCGCGTCTTTCGGAGCAGGTGCTTCAAATACTGTGTTCGGAAGCCAAGGTTCCTCTACCTTTCTTAGTAAGTTTACTGCTATACTTGCCGCAGGTTTCTTCATAACCAGCTTAGGGTTAGGTTACTTTGCTAAAGAGAAAGCTCACCAGCTGACTCAAGTAGGTTTGCCAAATCCAGCGGTGTTGGAAGTTCCAAAGCAACAACCGGCTTCTGATGATGTCCCGGTGCTTCAAGAGCAAAAGTCGGCTACTCCAGCGACTGACGTGCCTCCAGCTCAAGAGCAAAAGTAA
- the tpiA gene encoding triose-phosphate isomerase, translating to MRRPMVAGNWKMHGTRTSVAELIDGLGRLDLPSGVDVAVFPPCLHINQVIDGLKGQPISIGAQNSAVESMQGALTGEVAPSQLVDAGCSLVLVGHSERRQIMGEQDGMLIRKFAAAQACGLIPVLCIGETLEQREAGKTLEVVGRQLDSIIEELGVGVFARAVIAYEPVWAIGTGLTASPQQAQDVHAAIRAQLAAKNSEVAQGVRLLYGGSVKAANAVELFGMPDIDGGLIGGASLNADEFGAIIRAAGN from the coding sequence ATGCGTCGCCCTATGGTAGCTGGTAACTGGAAGATGCACGGTACCCGCACCAGCGTCGCTGAGCTGATCGACGGCCTTGGTCGTCTGGACTTGCCGAGCGGTGTTGACGTTGCGGTATTCCCGCCTTGCCTGCATATCAATCAAGTGATTGATGGCTTGAAAGGCCAGCCGATTTCGATCGGCGCGCAGAACTCTGCGGTGGAATCCATGCAAGGCGCATTGACCGGTGAAGTTGCACCGAGTCAGTTGGTGGATGCAGGTTGTTCCCTGGTGCTTGTCGGGCACTCCGAACGCCGCCAGATCATGGGCGAGCAGGACGGAATGCTGATCCGCAAGTTCGCAGCGGCACAGGCATGTGGCTTGATTCCGGTGTTGTGCATAGGGGAAACCCTTGAGCAGCGCGAAGCCGGTAAAACTCTTGAGGTTGTCGGGCGTCAGCTGGACAGCATCATCGAGGAGCTGGGTGTCGGTGTCTTTGCCAGGGCGGTCATCGCTTACGAGCCGGTCTGGGCCATAGGCACCGGGCTGACGGCTTCGCCGCAACAGGCGCAGGATGTGCACGCAGCCATTCGCGCCCAGTTGGCGGCAAAGAATTCTGAGGTCGCACAAGGTGTGCGGCTTCTATACGGCGGCAGCGTGAAGGCGGCCAATGCGGTCGAACTGTTCGGCATGCCGGATATCGATGGGGGGCTCATTGGTGGAGCGTCCCTGAATGCAGATGAGTTCGGTGCGATTATTCGCGCCGCGGGAAACTGA
- the glmM gene encoding phosphoglucosamine mutase, translating to MTKKYFGTDGIRGRVGEYPITPDFMLKLGWAAGMAFRKMGACKVLVGKDTRISGYMFESALEAGLTSAGADVMLLGPMPTPAIAYLTRTFHAEAGIVISASHNPHDDNGIKFFSGKGTKLPDEVEHMIEELLDTPMTVVESSKIGKVSRINDASGRYIEFCKSSVPTGTSFAGLKIVLDCAHGATYKVAPSVFRELGAEVVVLSAHPNGLNINDNCGSTHMEPLQAAVLAEHADLGIAFDGDGDRVQMVDHTGAVVDGDELLFIIARDLHERGKLQGGVVGTLMSNLGLELALADLGIPFVRANVGDRYVISELQERDWLVGGENSGHIVCFSHTTTGDAIIAALQVLMSLKRRTEGLAQSRQALRKCPQVLINVRFGGGASPLDHPAVKAASERVTQAMAGRGRVLLRKSGTEPLVRVMVEGEDETQVRGHAEELANLVTEVSA from the coding sequence ATGACTAAAAAATACTTTGGTACCGACGGCATTCGTGGTCGCGTCGGCGAATACCCGATCACGCCTGATTTCATGCTCAAGCTCGGTTGGGCTGCGGGTATGGCGTTCCGCAAAATGGGCGCCTGCAAAGTGCTGGTGGGCAAGGACACCCGGATCTCCGGCTACATGTTCGAATCGGCACTCGAGGCCGGACTGACGTCGGCGGGTGCCGACGTGATGCTCCTGGGCCCGATGCCGACACCGGCCATCGCCTATCTGACGCGCACCTTCCATGCCGAAGCAGGCATCGTGATCAGCGCTTCGCACAATCCGCACGACGATAACGGCATCAAGTTTTTCTCCGGAAAGGGCACCAAGCTGCCGGACGAAGTCGAGCATATGATCGAAGAATTGCTCGACACCCCGATGACCGTGGTCGAGTCGAGCAAGATCGGCAAGGTCTCGCGCATCAACGACGCGTCGGGCCGCTACATCGAATTCTGCAAGAGCAGCGTCCCGACCGGCACCAGCTTCGCGGGCCTGAAGATCGTGCTCGACTGCGCTCATGGTGCGACCTACAAGGTGGCGCCGAGTGTGTTCCGTGAGCTGGGTGCCGAAGTCGTCGTGCTTTCTGCCCATCCCAACGGCCTGAACATCAATGACAACTGCGGTTCGACCCATATGGAGCCGCTGCAGGCTGCCGTATTGGCCGAGCACGCCGATTTGGGCATCGCCTTTGATGGTGATGGCGACCGGGTGCAGATGGTTGATCACACCGGTGCTGTCGTCGACGGTGACGAATTGCTGTTCATCATCGCTCGCGATCTGCATGAGCGCGGCAAGTTGCAGGGCGGTGTGGTAGGTACGCTGATGAGTAACCTGGGGCTGGAACTGGCCCTGGCGGACCTGGGCATTCCTTTTGTGCGGGCCAATGTCGGCGACCGTTACGTCATCTCCGAGCTGCAGGAGCGCGATTGGCTGGTGGGTGGTGAAAACTCGGGGCACATTGTCTGCTTCAGCCACACCACCACCGGTGACGCGATCATTGCTGCCCTGCAGGTACTGATGTCGCTGAAGAGGCGCACCGAAGGGCTCGCGCAATCGCGTCAGGCGTTGCGCAAGTGCCCGCAGGTGCTGATCAACGTACGGTTCGGTGGTGGTGCAAGCCCCCTCGATCATCCGGCGGTCAAGGCGGCCAGCGAGCGTGTTACCCAGGCCATGGCCGGGCGCGGGCGGGTGCTGTTGCGCAAGTCCGGGACGGAGCCGTTGGTGCGGGTAATGGTCGAAGGCGAAGACGAAACACAGGTTCGCGGCCACGCCGAAGAGCTGGCAAACCTCGTTACTGAAGTTTCTGCCTGA
- the folP gene encoding dihydropteroate synthase produces MTSVQSSTRLPCGNRVLDLALAHVMGILNVTPDSFSDGGQYSQLDAAMRHAEAMVAAGATLIDVGGESTRPGARAVSPLEELERVAPIVERIHRELDVIISVDTSTPAVMRETARLGAGLINDVRSLQRDGALDAAAATGLPVCLMHMLGEPGDMQDNPQYQDVTREVGEFLAGRMAQCAAAGIPAERIILDPGFGFAKNLQHNLSLFKHMEALHALGRPLLVGVSRKSMIGQALNRPVGERLYGGLALAALASFKGARILRVHDVAETVDVLRMIAAVESAK; encoded by the coding sequence ATGACTTCTGTTCAGTCCTCGACCCGGTTGCCTTGCGGCAACCGGGTTCTTGATTTGGCCCTGGCGCATGTCATGGGTATTCTCAATGTCACTCCCGATTCCTTTTCCGATGGTGGCCAATACAGCCAGCTCGATGCGGCCATGCGCCACGCCGAAGCCATGGTGGCCGCCGGCGCGACGCTGATCGATGTCGGTGGCGAATCGACCCGGCCGGGTGCCAGGGCGGTTTCGCCGCTGGAGGAACTCGAGCGTGTAGCGCCCATCGTCGAGCGCATTCATCGCGAGCTGGATGTGATCATCTCGGTTGATACCTCTACCCCGGCCGTCATGCGCGAAACCGCACGGCTTGGGGCAGGGTTGATCAATGACGTGCGTTCGCTGCAACGCGATGGCGCGCTCGATGCGGCCGCGGCCACCGGCTTGCCGGTCTGCCTGATGCATATGCTCGGTGAGCCGGGCGACATGCAGGATAATCCGCAATATCAGGATGTGACCCGGGAAGTGGGCGAGTTTCTTGCCGGGCGCATGGCGCAATGTGCAGCGGCAGGGATTCCCGCCGAGCGGATCATTCTGGATCCGGGTTTCGGTTTCGCCAAAAACCTGCAACACAATCTAAGCTTGTTCAAGCATATGGAAGCCTTGCATGCCTTGGGGCGGCCCCTGCTGGTCGGGGTTTCGCGAAAGAGCATGATAGGTCAGGCCTTGAATCGCCCGGTCGGAGAACGCCTGTATGGCGGTCTGGCGCTCGCGGCGCTGGCCTCATTCAAGGGAGCGCGTATATTGCGCGTCCATGATGTGGCCGAAACAGTCGATGTACTGCGGATGATTGCCGCAGTGGAATCAGCCAAATAA
- the ftsH gene encoding ATP-dependent zinc metalloprotease FtsH has translation MAKNLILWLIIAAVLVTVMNNFSSPNEPQTLNYSDFIQQVKDGKVERVAVDGYVITGKRNDGDSFKTIRPAIQDNGLIGDLVDNHVVVEGKQPEQQSIWTQLLVASFPILVIIAVFMFFMRQMQGGAGGKGGPMSFGKSKARLLSEDQVKTTLGDVAGCDEAKEEVGELVEFLRDPGKFQRLGGRIPRGVLMVGPPGTGKTLLAKAIAGEAKVPFFTISGSDFVEMFVGVGASRVRDMFEQAKKHAPCIIFIDEIDAVGRHRGAGMGGGHDEREQTLNQLLVEMDGFEMNDGIIVIAATNRPDVLDPALLRPGRFDRQVVVGLPDIRGREQILKVHMRKVPMGDDVAPAVIARGTPGFSGADLANLVNEASLFAARAGKRIVEMKEFELAKDKIMMGAERKSMVMSEKEKQNTAYHEAGHAIVGRVVPEHDPVYKVSIIPRGRALGVTMFLPEEDRYSLSKRALISQICSLYGGRIAEEMTLGFDGVTTGASNDIMRASQIARNMVTKWGLSEKLGPLMYAEEEGEVFLGRGGGGQGTSFSGETAKLIDSEVRSIIDQCYGTAKQILTDNRDKLDAMADALMKYETIDADQIDDIMAGRTPREPRDWSGGTGTSGTPPVAQGERPETPIGGPAADV, from the coding sequence TATTCCGACTTCATCCAGCAGGTCAAGGATGGCAAGGTCGAGCGCGTAGCCGTCGATGGCTATGTGATTACCGGCAAGCGCAACGATGGTGACAGCTTCAAGACCATCCGTCCGGCAATCCAGGATAACGGTCTGATCGGCGACCTCGTGGACAACCACGTCGTGGTCGAAGGCAAGCAGCCTGAACAGCAAAGCATCTGGACCCAGCTCCTGGTCGCCAGCTTCCCGATCCTGGTGATCATCGCCGTGTTCATGTTCTTCATGCGGCAGATGCAGGGCGGAGCCGGTGGCAAGGGCGGGCCGATGAGCTTCGGCAAGAGCAAGGCGCGCCTGCTCTCCGAAGACCAGGTGAAAACCACCCTGGGTGACGTTGCGGGCTGCGACGAAGCCAAGGAAGAAGTCGGCGAGCTGGTCGAGTTCCTGCGTGACCCGGGCAAGTTCCAGCGCCTGGGCGGTCGCATTCCCCGCGGCGTGTTGATGGTCGGTCCTCCGGGTACCGGTAAAACCTTGCTCGCCAAGGCGATTGCCGGCGAAGCCAAAGTGCCGTTCTTCACCATTTCCGGTTCCGATTTCGTCGAAATGTTCGTCGGTGTCGGTGCCAGCCGTGTTCGCGACATGTTCGAGCAGGCCAAGAAACACGCGCCATGCATCATCTTCATCGATGAAATCGACGCCGTCGGTCGCCACCGTGGCGCCGGCATGGGTGGCGGTCACGACGAGCGCGAGCAGACTCTCAACCAGTTGCTGGTAGAGATGGACGGCTTCGAAATGAATGACGGCATCATCGTCATCGCGGCTACCAACCGTCCGGACGTACTGGACCCGGCGCTGCTGCGTCCGGGCCGTTTCGACCGTCAGGTGGTGGTCGGCCTGCCGGATATCCGTGGTCGCGAGCAGATTCTCAAGGTCCACATGCGCAAAGTGCCAATGGGTGACGATGTCGCTCCGGCCGTGATCGCCCGTGGTACCCCTGGTTTCTCCGGTGCCGATCTGGCGAACCTGGTGAACGAGGCGTCGCTGTTCGCCGCCCGTGCCGGCAAGCGCATCGTTGAAATGAAAGAGTTCGAACTGGCGAAAGACAAGATCATGATGGGCGCCGAGCGCAAATCCATGGTCATGTCCGAGAAAGAGAAGCAGAACACCGCTTATCACGAAGCCGGCCACGCCATTGTCGGTCGCGTCGTGCCCGAGCATGACCCGGTCTACAAGGTGTCGATCATCCCGCGCGGTCGTGCGCTGGGCGTGACCATGTTCCTGCCGGAAGAAGATCGCTACAGCCTGTCCAAGCGTGCGTTGATCAGCCAGATCTGCTCGCTGTACGGCGGCCGTATCGCTGAAGAAATGACCCTTGGCTTCGACGGTGTGACCACTGGTGCCTCCAACGACATCATGCGTGCCAGCCAGATCGCACGGAACATGGTGACCAAATGGGGCCTGTCGGAAAAACTCGGTCCGCTGATGTACGCCGAAGAAGAGGGTGAAGTGTTCCTCGGTCGCGGCGGCGGTGGTCAAGGCACCAGCTTCTCCGGTGAGACGGCCAAGCTGATCGACTCCGAAGTGCGCAGCATCATTGACCAGTGCTACGGTACCGCCAAGCAGATTCTCACGGATAACCGTGACAAGCTCGACGCCATGGCCGATGCCTTGATGAAGTACGAAACGATCGATGCCGATCAAATCGATGACATCATGGCCGGTCGTACGCCTCGCGAACCTCGCGACTGGTCGGGTGGTACCGGTACTTCCGGAACACCTCCGGTGGCGCAGGGCGAGCGTCCGGAAACACCTATCGGCGGTCCGGCTGCTGACGTTTAA